ATTTGCCATTGAGACGTTTTCATCAACTACAAGACATTCTAGCTGGTGGAACATTGGTGAGTGGGTTGCGTCAACTTCATCATTCCTAAAAACCCTACCGGCAGAAACCATCTTGATTGGAAGTTTGCCTTCATTCATTACCCTAATTTGCATAGAAGAAGTGTGAGGTCTTAATAAAACCTCGTCATTTATATAAAAAGTATCTGATGTAGACCTAGCTGGATGGTTTTTGGGACTGTTTAGGTCGTCAAAAACATATTTAACTGTGTCAACTTCAGGGCCCGCCACAACATCAAAACCCATATTTTGGAAAATTGTTTCAAGTTCTTCCATCGTTTGGTTTATAACTGCGAGATGGCCTGATTCATACTTGTCAAAATGAGCTGTTACGTCTATTTTTTCAGCTTTGATCTTTTCTTTTAATAAGTCTCTTTTGATTATTTCATTTTTATCTGCAAGAAGGTTTTCAATTTCCTTGCTAGTTTGGTTTATTAACTTACCCGCACTTGGTTTTTCTTCATTAGGTAATTTTGCTATTGACTTTTTAAGGTCAGTAATAGTTCCTTTCTTACCTAAAAATTTTATCCTGAGTTCTTCTAGGGCCTCTAAGGTCTCTGCTTTTTCTATTTCAGTCTTGGCTGTTTCTAAGACTTGCTTTAAATTTTCTTCCATTTTTCCTCCAAATAAAAAAATCCGTCCTCTACAAAGGACAGATATAGCTCTGCGGTACCACCTTAATTGATTTATAAATAAATCCGCTCATTACTTTAACGAAAAGTTTACGTATCGATTACTCAATTCATCTCAAAGTTCATCGGTGAATAACCCTAATCGTGACTTAAAAGGCTCTCAACATCCCTTTCTTGCTGTATAAGAATAATTAAAGTCTTTCCGAATCATCACATAAGTCTATTCATAATTATGCTTGCAGCAATGGCTGCATTTAGAGATTCGATTTCTCCTTCCATAGGTATTTTGATAAAGTCATCAGTGATTTCTCTTAATTTTTGACTTAGGCCATTGGCCTCATTTCCTATAGCAAGGATGATTTTAGAATCTTTCTTAAAATCTCTTATATCTAGCCCGTCCATATCTGCTGATAGGACCTTGTAGCTAGGTTTTAGTTTGTTTATATCATCGTGAGTTTTTTCTAAGATATTTAGTCTAAAGACAGATCCCATTGATGCCCTTAGTGTTTTTTCATTGTAGAAATCAACTGTTCCTGGCATTAAAATCACATCTCTAAAACCAAAAGCTTCAGCAGAACGGATCATTGTGCCAAGATTACCCGGATCATTTATCCCATCTAAGAGCAAAATCTTAGGCGAAGAAATTTCCCTTGGATCTTTCTTTTTTATGACAGCCCCTATTCCATCAGGGTTTGTCATTGATGATAATTTATTAAAAAGGGCTTCACTAAAGACTAAAGTTCTATACTCAGTCTTATAAGAAACACCTTCTTTTAAAAAAATAAAATCTATCATAGCAGATGAAGCTACGGCCTCATCTACTAATTTCCTAGATTCTATAATAAATGAATTTTCTTTGTCTCGATACTTTTTCATTTTAAGCTTATTTATAAACTTAAAATTTTGATTAGATACCGATTCTATTAGCATTAAGCGTTTTTAGCTCTCTCTACTAATTTAGCAAATTCTTCTGGGTTGTTTACTGCAAGTTCAGCTAGCATCTTTCTGTTGATGTCGATGTTTGCTTTCTTTAGGCCGCCCATAAGTTTTG
This genomic window from Anaerococcus murdochii contains:
- the pheS gene encoding phenylalanine--tRNA ligase subunit alpha codes for the protein MEENLKQVLETAKTEIEKAETLEALEELRIKFLGKKGTITDLKKSIAKLPNEEKPSAGKLINQTSKEIENLLADKNEIIKRDLLKEKIKAEKIDVTAHFDKYESGHLAVINQTMEELETIFQNMGFDVVAGPEVDTVKYVFDDLNSPKNHPARSTSDTFYINDEVLLRPHTSSMQIRVMNEGKLPIKMVSAGRVFRNDEVDATHSPMFHQLECLVVDENVSMANLKATLETFIKEMFGDKMSLRYRPHHFPFTEPSLEVDVTCPVCMGEGCPACGNTGWSMELLGGGMVHPNVLEACGIDSEKYTGFAFGLGVDRIAMVKYGLDDIRLLYDNDKRFIEQF
- a CDS encoding TrmH family RNA methyltransferase; translation: MKKYRDKENSFIIESRKLVDEAVASSAMIDFIFLKEGVSYKTEYRTLVFSEALFNKLSSMTNPDGIGAVIKKKDPREISSPKILLLDGINDPGNLGTMIRSAEAFGFRDVILMPGTVDFYNEKTLRASMGSVFRLNILEKTHDDINKLKPSYKVLSADMDGLDIRDFKKDSKIILAIGNEANGLSQKLREITDDFIKIPMEGEIESLNAAIAASIIMNRLM